A stretch of the Balneola vulgaris DSM 17893 genome encodes the following:
- a CDS encoding DinB family protein: MKERYKNNTEAFLNTIQLFNEENFYLKPNAESWSAAENVEHINRSEFAIVRLFNGPSEPAEGRDVVAGIDKIWAYFSDRTVKAKAPEMVKPQGEKKTMDDLSATFLKQREELYPLIHTLDMTEVCTLFKHPAFGFLTRAEWLHANMAHAQRHEAQMKEILEAV, encoded by the coding sequence GTGAAAGAACGTTATAAGAATAATACCGAAGCTTTTTTAAATACTATTCAACTGTTTAACGAAGAGAATTTTTATCTCAAGCCGAACGCTGAGTCGTGGTCGGCCGCTGAAAACGTTGAGCACATTAACCGATCTGAGTTTGCCATCGTGCGTTTATTTAACGGACCTTCTGAGCCTGCAGAGGGACGTGATGTGGTAGCCGGCATCGATAAAATATGGGCTTATTTTTCGGATCGAACGGTTAAGGCCAAGGCACCAGAGATGGTTAAACCTCAGGGCGAGAAAAAAACTATGGACGATTTATCCGCCACGTTTCTAAAACAAAGAGAAGAGCTCTACCCACTCATTCATACTTTAGATATGACTGAAGTGTGCACTCTATTCAAGCACCCAGCATTTGGTTTCCTTACCCGCGCTGAATGGTTACATGCAAACATGGCCCACGCCCAAAGGCACGAAGCACAAATGAAAGAAATATTGGAAGCAGTATAA
- a CDS encoding GNAT family N-acetyltransferase, producing the protein MNQFSTHLHIRPESSHDLDAIYHIHHSAFGQKDEAELVNTLRQSEYYIPELSLVAEKEHDIVGHILFTKIHIFDEENDSTSETLALAPVSVLPAYQAKGIGTQLIMKGLEVAPTLGYTSVILLGHPAYYPKFGFEPTSTWNISPPFDVPEEAFMGIELVPNGLSNIKGTVQYPEIWGL; encoded by the coding sequence ATGAATCAGTTTTCTACCCACCTACATATTCGTCCTGAATCATCCCATGATTTGGATGCAATTTACCATATTCACCACAGTGCATTTGGGCAAAAAGATGAAGCAGAATTGGTGAATACGTTGAGACAATCCGAATATTACATCCCAGAGTTATCATTAGTGGCTGAAAAAGAGCATGATATAGTTGGGCATATTTTATTCACTAAGATTCACATCTTTGATGAAGAAAATGATTCGACATCCGAAACACTTGCACTTGCACCAGTGAGTGTACTTCCAGCTTATCAAGCTAAGGGCATCGGCACTCAACTTATTATGAAAGGGCTCGAAGTAGCTCCCACCTTAGGATACACTTCTGTAATCCTTTTGGGGCATCCCGCATACTATCCGAAATTTGGTTTCGAACCTACCAGTACTTGGAATATCTCTCCTCCTTTCGACGTGCCTGAGGAAGCTTTTATGGGCATTGAGTTAGTACCAAATGGCTTATCCAATATCAAAGGTACTGTACAGTATCCTGAAATTTGGGGGCTTTAA
- a CDS encoding acyl-CoA dehydrogenase family protein, producing the protein MDTTIENALSFELTEDQKMIRNSIKDFVERTVAPTVMERDNSKEFPHDIVKQLGELGMLGIYHEEQYGGGGFDVVSFCLVLEEIARWDASLALTVASHTSLGTGHIAIAGSHEQKMKYMPTLTSGEKLAAWCLTEPGSGSDASGMKTTAIKDGDEYVINGSKIFITQGSVGDVYVVLAKTDPTKGTKGISAFIVEREMDGVQPGPGMHKLGMNSSDTTEVVFENVRVPAENLLGEEGRGFIDTMKVLDGGRVGIASLSVGIARGAYEESLRYAMERKQFGTAIGNFQYMEGKIVDMATEIDAARLLVQRAAWLKDNGKPYTVEASMAKLFASELSVKASLEAVQIHGGYGYTKEYHVERFLRDSKLMTIGEGTSEVQRLVIARELKKTLA; encoded by the coding sequence ATGGACACTACAATTGAAAATGCTCTGTCGTTTGAACTGACAGAAGATCAAAAAATGATACGAAACAGTATCAAAGATTTTGTTGAGAGAACTGTTGCACCAACAGTGATGGAGAGAGATAACAGCAAAGAATTTCCGCACGATATTGTAAAGCAGCTCGGAGAATTAGGAATGTTAGGCATCTACCACGAAGAACAATATGGCGGTGGTGGCTTCGATGTAGTGAGTTTTTGTTTAGTACTTGAAGAAATTGCTCGTTGGGATGCCTCTCTTGCTTTAACGGTAGCTTCTCATACTTCTCTCGGTACTGGCCATATTGCTATTGCTGGCTCGCATGAGCAAAAGATGAAGTACATGCCTACACTTACTTCAGGCGAAAAACTTGCTGCTTGGTGTTTAACAGAGCCGGGTTCTGGATCGGATGCATCTGGAATGAAAACAACCGCTATTAAAGACGGTGATGAATATGTAATTAACGGCTCTAAGATTTTCATTACTCAAGGGTCGGTTGGTGATGTGTATGTTGTACTTGCAAAAACAGATCCAACCAAAGGAACCAAAGGCATTTCTGCATTCATCGTGGAACGTGAAATGGATGGTGTACAGCCAGGACCAGGAATGCACAAATTAGGTATGAACTCATCTGATACTACCGAAGTTGTTTTTGAAAACGTACGTGTTCCTGCTGAAAACTTATTAGGCGAAGAAGGCCGTGGTTTTATTGATACCATGAAAGTATTAGATGGTGGCCGCGTTGGTATCGCTTCACTTTCTGTTGGTATTGCTCGTGGTGCTTACGAAGAATCATTACGTTACGCTATGGAACGTAAGCAGTTCGGTACAGCTATCGGCAACTTCCAGTATATGGAAGGCAAAATTGTAGATATGGCTACTGAAATCGATGCGGCTCGTTTACTCGTTCAAAGAGCGGCTTGGTTAAAAGACAATGGCAAACCTTATACGGTTGAAGCTTCAATGGCGAAACTATTCGCTTCTGAACTTTCAGTAAAAGCTTCACTTGAAGCTGTTCAAATTCATGGTGGATATGGATACACCAAAGAGTACCACGTGGAAAGATTTTTACGTGACTCAAAGCTAATGACCATCGGTGAAGGTACTTCTGAAGTACAACGATTGGTGATTGCACGCGAACTTAAGAAGACGCTAGCTTGA
- a CDS encoding carboxypeptidase-like regulatory domain-containing protein, giving the protein MFKNKKMPTILTVMLFGLVSIAAVNKENNHPINPTAYILQQQNVLLTGEVVDSETEEALAEVTIKVSELNVSVETNKEGEYSVKNLVAGETYTIIVEHDGYKKYESDIEIDAQSPKVSKTIKLEPEDS; this is encoded by the coding sequence ATGTTTAAGAATAAAAAAATGCCAACCATTTTAACTGTTATGCTATTCGGCTTAGTAAGTATAGCAGCGGTAAATAAAGAAAATAATCACCCAATCAATCCTACTGCCTACATCCTTCAACAACAAAATGTATTGTTAACTGGCGAGGTAGTGGACTCTGAAACCGAAGAAGCTTTAGCTGAGGTAACTATAAAAGTGAGTGAGCTCAATGTTTCTGTTGAAACCAACAAGGAAGGTGAGTACAGCGTTAAAAACTTAGTTGCTGGCGAAACTTATACAATCATCGTAGAACATGATGGGTATAAGAAATATGAAAGTGATATTGAGATAGATGCTCAATCACCCAAAGTAAGCAAAACTATTAAGTTAGAACCTGAAGATTCTTAA
- a CDS encoding acyl-CoA dehydrogenase, giving the protein MAKNLFNIDDAFLFESELQEEDRLIMETARDYAQSKLEPRALKGNTEEYFDRDIALEMGEMGLLGVTVPEAYGGSDASYTAYGLIAREVERVDSGYRSFMSVQSSLVMYPISVFGTEEQKQRFLPKLATGEMIGCFGLTEPDHGSDPGSMVTTAVKTDGGWVLNGAKMWITNSPIADVAVVWAKAKESKDDEGVIRGFLVEKGMKGFTAPHTKFKMSLRASETGELVFDDVFIPEENVFPDIRGLKGPFMCLNSARYGIAWGTVGAAEFCYQKARQYVLDRKQFGKPLAANQLIQTKLANMLTDITSMQMLVLRLGTLKDEGRDHPSMTSLAKRNNCGKALEIARISRDMHGGNGIVGDYRIIHHVMNLESVNTYEGTYDIHGLILGREITGIQAFTPKG; this is encoded by the coding sequence ATGGCTAAGAATCTCTTCAATATCGACGACGCATTTCTATTCGAATCTGAACTTCAGGAAGAAGATCGACTAATCATGGAAACAGCGCGTGATTATGCACAGTCTAAACTTGAACCCCGTGCACTAAAAGGTAATACAGAAGAGTATTTCGACCGTGATATCGCCCTCGAAATGGGTGAAATGGGGTTGTTAGGAGTAACGGTACCTGAAGCGTATGGAGGCTCGGATGCCAGTTATACCGCCTATGGATTAATTGCTCGCGAAGTGGAACGGGTTGATTCAGGTTACCGATCATTTATGAGTGTGCAGTCTTCTCTAGTGATGTACCCTATTTCAGTATTTGGTACAGAAGAACAAAAGCAGCGATTCTTGCCAAAACTAGCAACCGGTGAAATGATTGGATGTTTCGGTTTAACGGAACCAGATCACGGTTCTGACCCGGGTTCTATGGTTACAACAGCCGTTAAAACAGATGGTGGCTGGGTTCTAAATGGGGCCAAAATGTGGATCACCAATTCTCCCATCGCGGATGTGGCTGTGGTATGGGCGAAGGCAAAAGAAAGTAAAGACGACGAAGGTGTGATAAGAGGCTTCCTTGTGGAAAAAGGAATGAAAGGGTTTACAGCCCCACATACTAAGTTTAAAATGTCGTTACGTGCATCAGAAACTGGTGAGCTTGTATTCGATGACGTGTTCATCCCCGAAGAAAATGTATTTCCAGACATCCGTGGACTTAAAGGGCCTTTCATGTGCTTAAACAGTGCTAGGTATGGAATAGCTTGGGGTACCGTAGGTGCCGCAGAATTTTGTTACCAAAAAGCACGACAGTATGTGTTAGACCGTAAGCAATTCGGAAAGCCTTTAGCAGCTAATCAATTAATTCAGACTAAGCTCGCGAACATGCTTACCGACATCACCTCGATGCAAATGTTGGTATTACGTCTTGGCACCTTAAAAGATGAAGGTCGTGATCATCCTTCAATGACCTCACTTGCAAAACGTAATAACTGTGGTAAAGCCCTTGAAATTGCACGTATCTCACGTGATATGCATGGGGGTAATGGTATCGTGGGTGATTATAGAATCATTCATCATGTAATGAATTTGGAGTCAGTAAATACTTACGAAGGTACTTACGATATTCATGGCCTCATTTTAGGTCGCGAAATTACTGGGATTCAAGCTTTCACACCAAAAGGTTAA
- a CDS encoding heme-binding domain-containing protein, which produces MIKKILVGVAAFLIVLQNYQPDRSTLEVNPADNMLTILNPPAEIATTIRNACYDCHSFETQYPWYGYVSPISWWTQGHIDHARGELNFNQWATYSSRKKERKLEESAELIEKKEMPLPKYTWMHSEARLSAEERSALISWFESQLTTNTDKSNPLPEVD; this is translated from the coding sequence ATGATTAAGAAGATTTTAGTTGGTGTAGCCGCCTTTCTTATCGTCCTGCAAAATTATCAACCCGACCGCTCTACGCTAGAAGTGAATCCTGCAGATAATATGCTAACGATACTAAACCCACCTGCAGAAATAGCAACAACCATTCGAAATGCTTGCTACGATTGCCACTCGTTCGAAACACAATACCCATGGTATGGATATGTATCACCTATTTCGTGGTGGACCCAAGGGCATATCGATCATGCACGAGGCGAGCTAAACTTTAACCAATGGGCAACTTACTCCTCCCGCAAAAAAGAACGTAAGTTGGAAGAATCGGCAGAACTTATAGAAAAAAAGGAGATGCCCCTTCCCAAGTATACATGGATGCATTCGGAAGCAAGACTATCAGCTGAAGAGCGGAGTGCATTAATAAGCTGGTTTGAATCACAGCTAACTACGAACACTGATAAATCTAACCCATTACCCGAAGTAGATTAA
- a CDS encoding alpha/beta hydrolase family protein produces the protein MRLFSALLVILSLLTFSVSAQEQLRTNITFESGEYTMHGELLLPVNRSNIPMIIFLVGAGENSSHRTLYKEFVEQNIEALFIEEGYGILYFDKRGIGESDGKWQRSGIYDRADDTKAAVNYLKSLDVVDPNRIGIVGHSQGGWVAQVVGSLYAQDVKAIASLAAPVFDTELHLTNIYYSEYICEGESEDKAFDKATKKAKSDINWVTWFPLKKAWRHLREISEFDPSSSLRRLSIPSLFVFADNDHMVYPGWALNSMNEIFDNNIPSHFTISVVPNANHDFKNIGMCASQEDVDSALYSDYFKTTFKSWILRNL, from the coding sequence ATGAGACTATTTTCTGCACTTTTAGTAATACTCTCACTACTCACATTTTCGGTTTCAGCACAAGAGCAATTAAGAACGAATATCACTTTCGAAAGTGGTGAGTATACGATGCATGGGGAACTGCTACTGCCTGTAAACAGGAGTAATATCCCTATGATTATATTCTTGGTGGGTGCTGGCGAAAATTCTTCTCATCGTACGCTGTACAAAGAGTTTGTAGAGCAGAATATAGAAGCCTTATTCATTGAAGAGGGTTATGGCATCTTGTACTTCGACAAACGTGGGATTGGCGAGTCTGATGGTAAATGGCAACGATCAGGTATTTATGATCGAGCAGATGACACGAAAGCAGCTGTCAATTATTTAAAGAGCCTTGATGTAGTAGACCCTAACCGCATTGGCATTGTAGGGCATAGCCAAGGAGGATGGGTGGCTCAAGTTGTAGGGTCGCTCTATGCTCAAGATGTTAAAGCCATTGCCTCCCTTGCAGCTCCTGTTTTTGATACCGAGTTACACCTCACTAATATTTACTACAGCGAATATATCTGTGAAGGGGAATCGGAAGACAAAGCATTCGATAAAGCTACCAAAAAAGCCAAATCTGATATCAATTGGGTTACTTGGTTCCCTCTTAAAAAAGCATGGAGGCACTTAAGAGAAATCTCTGAATTTGACCCATCTAGTTCATTAAGACGTTTGAGTATTCCATCTTTGTTCGTTTTTGCAGATAACGATCATATGGTGTACCCCGGCTGGGCGTTAAATAGCATGAATGAAATCTTCGATAATAACATCCCGAGTCACTTTACTATTTCGGTGGTGCCTAATGCGAACCATGATTTTAAAAACATAGGGATGTGTGCCAGTCAAGAAGATGTTGATTCAGCTTTGTATTCAGACTATTTCAAAACCACATTCAAGTCTTGGATACTTCGCAATCTATAA